One Mycolicibacterium pulveris genomic region harbors:
- a CDS encoding SDR family NAD(P)-dependent oxidoreductase — protein sequence MTDLYSYGPWAVIAGGSEGVGAEFARLLAEAGLNLVLIARKPAPLEQTAEACRSVGVEVHTLAVDLVAADAVGRIVDATADHEVGLLVYNAGANTCSEHFLDGALADFQKVIDLNITTMLALAQHFGRPMRERRRGGILMVGSMAGYLGSVRHTVYGGVKAFGRIFAESLWLELREHNVHVLELVLGVTRTPAMERVGLNFDVPGLRVAEPAEVAREGLEQLPHGPVFVAGGNTEDVARRNDPDRAKVVLGTHRFMQKLMNDG from the coding sequence ATGACGGATCTGTATTCGTACGGCCCCTGGGCGGTGATCGCGGGCGGCTCCGAGGGGGTCGGCGCGGAGTTCGCGCGGCTGCTCGCCGAAGCGGGGCTCAACCTGGTGCTCATCGCGAGGAAACCCGCGCCGCTCGAGCAGACGGCCGAGGCGTGCCGTTCCGTGGGTGTCGAGGTACACACGCTGGCAGTCGATTTGGTGGCCGCTGATGCCGTCGGCCGGATCGTCGATGCGACCGCCGACCACGAGGTGGGCCTGCTCGTCTACAACGCGGGCGCCAACACCTGCAGTGAGCATTTCCTCGACGGCGCGCTGGCCGATTTCCAGAAGGTGATCGACCTGAACATCACCACCATGCTCGCGTTGGCGCAGCACTTCGGCCGACCGATGCGCGAGCGCCGCCGCGGCGGAATCCTCATGGTCGGATCCATGGCCGGCTATCTGGGCTCGGTTCGGCACACCGTCTACGGCGGGGTGAAGGCGTTCGGCCGGATCTTCGCCGAGAGCCTGTGGCTGGAGCTGCGCGAGCACAACGTCCACGTGCTGGAGCTGGTGCTCGGCGTGACGCGCACCCCGGCGATGGAGCGGGTCGGCCTGAACTTCGACGTGCCGGGGCTGCGGGTCGCCGAGCCCGCCGAGGTCGCCCGCGAAGGGCTCGAGCAGCTGCCGCACGGACCCGTCTTCGTGGCGGGCGGCAACACCGAGGACGTCGCGCGACGCAACGATCCCGACCGCGCCAAAGTGGTGCTGGGCACGCATCGCTTCATGCAGAAGCTGATGAACGACGGCTAG